GAATAAATTATTCTATATGTGCAACAACTTATATTGCTAATTTACAGATTCCATCAAAAGCTAACTAATATACATTACATTGCTTGTAATCAATATTTAGAATCTCATAAAACCTTGAAACTTCAAGGATAAAAGCATGAGTGTAAAACAATAAATGAACAATGAGAAACTAACTataaggaagaaaagaaataaatttgatTCTTACAAATTTATATTCCAATGACGGAATATTAGTGCGTCCCTGTGCATGAGTCCCTTTCTTTTTGTTTGCATTTTCTCTATTGATTTTTGAAGTTTTCTAGCACAaaaatttataatgaaattataacatttataaacagatataaaaaataattcataCTAGTTATACCTCAGTAGACTTCCAATAGTTACATAAAACTTCCCAAGTTTGAGGTGTTAATCCATGAGGAATGGGTTGTATTGCAACAAGCTCTTCTAGTGGAATATTTGAATCATAAGATGTAGCTTTCACTTCAGTCCTCCACCGTCTCCATGCGGCCCCCATCATTTGCATTATAACTCTTCTATGGTGATTGGGGATATAGAAACGTGCCTATAAACA
The genomic region above belongs to Zingiber officinale cultivar Zhangliang chromosome 11A, Zo_v1.1, whole genome shotgun sequence and contains:
- the LOC122031396 gene encoding uncharacterized protein LOC122031396, with the translated sequence MQMMGAAWRRWRTEVKATSYDSNIPLEELVAIQPIPHGLTPQTWEVLCNYWKSTEKTSKINRENANKKKGTHAQGRTNIPSLEYKFSQENGRKPSRIEIQQLSRRSRKKGGAAIDDQAIRTEVIIFYFLS